A window from Drosophila subobscura isolate 14011-0131.10 chromosome O, UCBerk_Dsub_1.0, whole genome shotgun sequence encodes these proteins:
- the LOC117898142 gene encoding PE-PGRS family protein PE_PGRS26 isoform X1, producing the protein MRTTALLLPLLGLLAIQLVDEGAAHVVPLAGTYLISQAGPVLLLVQPPPPPPPEDDGSYKPPGPAEDGSWKPQPGLEGEPEPDPQPEPELSQSQDGSASSEDGGSLSSDGSGSAAAEAAAAGDAAAAAGGGAGGAGQAGQAGGILGGAGGAGGSGGDGSAGGGGAGGGGGGGGTLTSGQSGETGQPGAPSPSGPQPDGEDGADGADGADGPDGSKGGKGGKGGKGARNGAGGGAGAGGAAAQPEPLPIAHAVLVPAPVWPDPELNLIHVI; encoded by the exons ATGCGAACGACAGCG ttgctgctgccgctgctgggccTTTTGGCCATCCAATTAGTCGATGAAGGAGCAGCCCATGTAGTGCCCCTGGCTGGCACCTATCTCATCTCTCAGGCAGGACCAGTGCTGTTGCTAGTCCAacctcctccaccgccaccaccagaGGATGATGGCTCCTACAAGCCTCCCGGACCCGCAGAAGATGGCTCGTGGAAGCCACAGCCTGGGTTGGAGGGTGAGCCAGAGCCCGatccacagccagagccagagctcagCCAGAGTCAAGATGGAAGCGCCAGCTCGGAGGATGGAGGTTCCCTGAGCTCGGACGGCTCTGGATCAGCTGCAGCCGAGGCTGCGGCCGCTggtgatgctgcagctgccgctggaggaggagctggcggAGCAGGACAGGCCGGACAGGCTGGCGGTATTCTTGGTGGCGCTGGAGGGGCTGGCGGATCTGGGGGCGATGGCAGCGCAGGAGGCGGTGGTGCtgggggcggcggcggtggaggaggaacTCTCACATCCGGCCAGAGCGGAGAGACTGGACAGCCCGGTGCGCCCAGTCCGTCTGGACCACAGCCTGACGGCGAGGACGGCGCCGATGGAGCCGACGGAGCAGATGGTCCTGATGGTTCCAAAGGTGGCAAAGGCGGCAAAGGTGGAAAGGGAGCACGCAATGGCGCTGGCGGAGGTGCCGGCGCAGGAGGCGCCGCAGCCCAACCCGAACCACTGCCGATAGCTCACGCCGTTCTCGTCCCAGCCCCCGTCTGGCCCGATCCGGAGCTGAATTTGAT CCACGTTATCTAG
- the LOC117897095 gene encoding histidine-rich protein PFHRP-II: MKPFLIAAALLVSTVSASWHGAVSTQYQHLDPHSHTYSYGYADPNSQKHETRAHDGTTRGSYSYVDGHGHVQSVSYTADPHHGFNAVGTNLPQAPHAAPVYAAAHAHSAYAPYAHGIHIPVLTHGGVPVDTPEVQHAKAAHAAAHAAAAHNSGGHHLYKRSIYGGGWSYGAPAHVPLTHGGVPVDTPDVQAAKAEHYAAHAKALGQVAHAHGAPVETPEVQHAKAAHFAAHAAARSGHVGAPIAHGNYHVPVIHNGVPVDTPEVQHAKAAHFAALSQASAHGSSGHSSWDDGRYDGRWESSQSSHGGYAGGYAHNGPIHIPVIHNGVPVEPAEVQHARAAHLNAVAAASHGGAGAHGGYYGGAAGGHEDDGQYHSHYDHY; encoded by the exons ATGAAGCCATTT TTGATTGCCGCCGCTTTGCTCGTCTCGACGGTGTCCGCCTCGTGGCATGGAGCCGTGTCCACACAGTACCAGCACCTGGACCCCCATAGCCATACCTACTCCTACGGCTATGCCGATCCCAACTCACAGAAGCACGAGACGCGCGCCCACGACGGCACCACCCGCGGCTCATACTCCTACGTGGACGGACACGGGCACGTGCAGTCGGTCTCCTACACCGCCGATCCGCATCACGGCTTCAATGCTGTAGGCACCAACCTGCCCCAGGCTCCTCATGCCGCTCCCGTCTACGCTGccgcccacgcccactccGCCTATGCGCCCTATGCTCATGGCATCCACATCCCCGTGCTGACTCACGGCGGCGTTCCCGTCGACACTCCCGAGGTGCAGCACGCCAAGGCCGCTCATGCCGCCGCTcacgctgccgccgcccacAATTCCGGAGGCCATCACCTGTACAAGCGCTCGATCTACGGTGGAGGATGGTCCTACGGAGCACCCGCCCATGTCCCACTCACCCACGGCGGAGTGCCCGTCGACACGCCCGATGTACAGGCCGCCAAGGCTGAGCACTATGCCGCCCATGCCAAGGCTCTGGGTCAAGTGGCGCATGCCCATGGCGCTCCCGTCGAGACTCCTGAGGTGCAGCACGCCAAGGCCGCACACTTCGCCGCCCACGCCGCCGCCCGCTCCGGCCATGTCGGTGCTCCCATTGCCCACGGCAACTACCATGTGCCAGTGATCCACAATGGAGTTCCCGTCGACACACCCGAGGTGCAGCATGCCAAGGCTGCCCACTTCGCCGCCCTCTCGCAGGCCTCCGCCCACGGCAGCAGTGGACACAGCTCCTGGGATGACGGACGCTACGACGGTCGCTGGGAGtccagccagagcagccacGGTGGCTATGCCGGCGGCTACGCGCATAACGGTCCCATCCACATTCCGGTGATCCACAACGGTGTGCCCGTGGAGCCCGCAGAGGTGCAGCATGCCCGCGCCGCCCACCTGAacgccgttgccgctgccagtcATGGCGGAGCCGGTGCCCATGGTGGCTACTacggtggagctgctggaggccaCGAGGACGATGGCCAGTACCACAGCCACTACGATCACTACTAA
- the LOC117898142 gene encoding PE-PGRS family protein PE_PGRS26 isoform X2, whose product MRTTALLLPLLGLLAIQLVDEGAAHVVPLAGTYLISQAGPVLLLVQPPPPPPPEDDGSYKPPGPAEDGSWKPQPGLEGEPEPDPQPEPELSQSQDGSASSEDGGSLSSDGSGSAAAEAAAAGDAAAAAGGGAGGAGQAGQAGGILGGAGGAGGSGGDGSAGGGGAGGGGGGGGTLTSGQSGETGQPGAPSPSGPQPDGEDGADGADGADGPDGSKGGKGGKGGKGARNGAGGGAGAGGAAAQPEPLPIAHAVLVPAPVWPDPELNLM is encoded by the exons ATGCGAACGACAGCG ttgctgctgccgctgctgggccTTTTGGCCATCCAATTAGTCGATGAAGGAGCAGCCCATGTAGTGCCCCTGGCTGGCACCTATCTCATCTCTCAGGCAGGACCAGTGCTGTTGCTAGTCCAacctcctccaccgccaccaccagaGGATGATGGCTCCTACAAGCCTCCCGGACCCGCAGAAGATGGCTCGTGGAAGCCACAGCCTGGGTTGGAGGGTGAGCCAGAGCCCGatccacagccagagccagagctcagCCAGAGTCAAGATGGAAGCGCCAGCTCGGAGGATGGAGGTTCCCTGAGCTCGGACGGCTCTGGATCAGCTGCAGCCGAGGCTGCGGCCGCTggtgatgctgcagctgccgctggaggaggagctggcggAGCAGGACAGGCCGGACAGGCTGGCGGTATTCTTGGTGGCGCTGGAGGGGCTGGCGGATCTGGGGGCGATGGCAGCGCAGGAGGCGGTGGTGCtgggggcggcggcggtggaggaggaacTCTCACATCCGGCCAGAGCGGAGAGACTGGACAGCCCGGTGCGCCCAGTCCGTCTGGACCACAGCCTGACGGCGAGGACGGCGCCGATGGAGCCGACGGAGCAGATGGTCCTGATGGTTCCAAAGGTGGCAAAGGCGGCAAAGGTGGAAAGGGAGCACGCAATGGCGCTGGCGGAGGTGCCGGCGCAGGAGGCGCCGCAGCCCAACCCGAACCACTGCCGATAGCTCACGCCGTTCTCGTCCCAGCCCCCGTCTGGCCCGATCCGGAGCTGAATTTGATGTAA